The Streptococcaceae bacterium ESL0729 genome has a segment encoding these proteins:
- a CDS encoding aminodeoxychorismate/anthranilate synthase component II, which yields MILLIDNYDSFTYNLAQYIGMKSDLVVVRNDHKDLDTYLEKASGLVFSPGPGWPKDAGRMEEIIEQMAGRVPILGICLGFQAIVEVFGGKLRLAKNVRHGKESLIEQAGQARIFKGLDNKIPVMRYHSLAMDQRQDLRGFEITAKSCDDQEVMAIENNDLRIYGLQFHPESIGSPDGMKMIENFLEVVKNG from the coding sequence ATGATACTACTAATTGATAATTATGACTCTTTTACTTATAATCTGGCCCAATATATTGGGATGAAATCAGACCTAGTTGTTGTAAGAAACGACCACAAGGATCTTGATACTTATCTGGAAAAGGCAAGTGGTTTAGTCTTTTCCCCAGGTCCTGGCTGGCCCAAGGATGCAGGTCGGATGGAAGAGATTATTGAGCAGATGGCAGGGCGTGTTCCCATTTTAGGAATTTGCCTGGGCTTTCAGGCCATTGTTGAAGTCTTTGGAGGGAAGTTACGTCTGGCAAAAAATGTTCGCCATGGTAAGGAAAGTTTAATTGAACAAGCTGGACAGGCAAGGATATTTAAGGGTCTGGATAATAAAATTCCTGTCATGCGTTATCATAGCCTCGCCATGGATCAAAGGCAGGATTTGAGGGGATTTGAGATTACTGCTAAATCGTGTGATGATCAGGAGGTTATGGCCATTGAAAATAATGATTTAAGGATTTATGGCTTGCAGTTTCATCCTGAAAGTATCGGAAGTCCTGATGGCATGAAGATGATTGAAAATTTTTTGGAGGTTGTGAAAAATGGATAA
- the trpD gene encoding anthranilate phosphoribosyltransferase: MDKLRKIINFENLSESEMMEVASNMFSGNYNEAQLSSLLTALKMKGESVDELTGLARVMKSHALKIPTSLTDAMDNCGTGGDYSDSFNISTTSAFVLAAGGINMAKHGNRSISSKSGSADVLEELGINLQLAPERLAQVLEEIGIVFLFATSLHPHMKKIMPVRKNLALPTIMNLTGPLINPVDLDCQLLGTSRPDFIEETAQVLGNLGRRRALVISGANGMDEANLSGVNNYALLDQGKVSLGTFSAQDLAMEEIPLAAIRGGDARENARILMDVLEGKQSAYLEITALNAGLGFFTNGRVATIKEGVDLAKDLIFKGRAMEKLELLKQYQS; this comes from the coding sequence ATGGATAAGCTAAGAAAAATAATAAACTTTGAAAATTTATCTGAATCTGAAATGATGGAAGTTGCTAGCAATATGTTTTCAGGAAATTATAATGAAGCCCAACTATCATCCCTATTAACGGCCTTGAAAATGAAGGGAGAAAGCGTTGATGAGCTGACAGGTCTTGCCAGGGTCATGAAAAGTCATGCCTTAAAAATTCCAACCTCCCTGACAGATGCCATGGATAACTGTGGAACTGGAGGTGACTATAGTGATAGCTTTAACATCTCAACAACTTCGGCCTTTGTCCTTGCAGCAGGTGGTATTAATATGGCCAAGCATGGTAATCGGAGTATTTCAAGTAAATCAGGTAGTGCTGATGTTTTAGAAGAGCTGGGTATCAATTTACAGCTGGCTCCCGAAAGACTAGCTCAGGTACTTGAAGAAATCGGTATTGTCTTTCTTTTTGCGACGAGTCTACATCCACACATGAAAAAAATCATGCCAGTAAGGAAGAATTTGGCCCTCCCAACCATTATGAACCTAACAGGCCCGCTAATTAATCCAGTTGATTTAGACTGCCAACTCCTTGGTACCAGTAGGCCTGATTTTATTGAAGAAACAGCCCAGGTTTTAGGTAATTTGGGTCGTAGGAGGGCCCTTGTAATTAGTGGGGCAAATGGCATGGATGAGGCCAATTTGAGTGGAGTTAATAATTACGCCCTCCTGGATCAAGGGAAGGTAAGTCTAGGTACTTTTTCAGCCCAGGATCTGGCCATGGAAGAGATTCCTCTTGCTGCTATAAGAGGGGGGGATGCCCGTGAAAATGCACGGATTTTAATGGATGTCTTAGAGGGCAAGCAGTCAGCTTATTTGGAAATAACAGCCTTAAATGCTGGCCTTGGTTTTTTCACAAATGGTAGGGTAGCAACTATCAAGGAAGGGGTTGACCTTGCTAAGGATTTAATTTTTAAGGGGCGGGCTATGGAAAAGCTTGAATTACTCAAACAATATCAAAGCTAG